Within the Deltaproteobacteria bacterium genome, the region ATCGCGGCGATTCCTCGCGAGCTTCCGTCCGATGCGCCGGACCTGCTCGATGTGCGCGGCGAGGTGTACATTCGCAAGAGCGACTTCGCGGCGATGAACGCCCGCCGCGAGGAGGAAGGCGAGCCGACCTTCGCGAATCCGCGCAATGCCGCTGCCGGGTCGCTGCGTCAGTTGGACCCGGCCGTGACGGCGTCGCGGCCGTTGGCAATATTTTTATATGGGATCGGTCGCACCGGTGACCTGCGGCTCGACTCACACGAGGACTGGCTTCGCCGCCTTTCGGCGTGGGGTTTCCCCGTCAATCCCGAGCGCCGGCTTTGCCGGGGAATCGACGAGGCGGTGGAATATTACGAGTCGATCCCCTCGATCCGCGGCGACCTGCCGTTCGACATCGACGGCGTCGTCGGCAAGGTGAACCGGCTCGATCTTCAGGAACGGCTCGGCATCCTGTCACGCAGTCCGCGATGGGCGATCGCCGCGAAGTTTCCCGCGCAGCAGGTCCAAACGGTCGTCGAGGCGATCGACATTCAGGTGGGGCGCACGGGGGCGCTGACTCCGGTGGCGAGACTGACGCCCGTGGCTGTCGGCGGCGTGACCGTGTCGAACGCATCGCTGCACAATCAGGACGAGATCGACCGGCTCGACGTGCGGGTCGGCGACACGGTGGTGATCCAGCGCGCGGGAGACGTCATCCCCGAGGTGGTGTCGGTCGTCACCGAATCACGGCCATCGGAAGCGGTCCCATTCTCGATTCCCGATTCCATTTCGCATCATTGTCCGGTCTGCGGATCGGAGATCGTACGGCTGCCGGACGAGGTGGCATGGCGATGCGTGGGATCTGCGTGTCCCGCGAAACGGATCGAGAGCCTCTGCCACTTTGCGTCGAAAAACGCGATGAACATCGACGGACTTGGCGAAAAACTGATCCGGCAAGTCGTGGAGAGGGGGGTCGTGCAAAGCCCGGCGGACATCTATCGCCTCACGCGCGAACAGTGGGCCGGTTTGGATCGCATGGCCGACAAAAGCGCCGAGAATCTCCTCGCGGCGATTGCGGCCACGAAGTCGACGACACTGCGACGATTCATTTTTGCGCTCGGCATCCGACATGTCGGCGAAGCGACGGCGAAGGCGCTGGCGGACGCATTCGGGTCCATTCACGCCGTCATGGACGCGACGACCGAGCAACTGGCGTTCGTTCCGGACATCGGTCCGATCGTCGCGGCGTCGATTCGCGGATGGTTTGAAGATCCCGGTAACCGACAACTTGTCCTGGACCTGCTCGCTCTGGGCATTGCGCCCGCGTGGGAAAAGACTCGAACCGTCGGTCGGCTTGCCGGGAAGACCATGGTGCTGACCGGGACTCTGGCTTCCATGGACCGTGGCGAGGCCAAACAGCGACTCGAAGCCCTCGGCGCGACGGTCGCCGGCAGCGTGAGCAGGAAGACCAGCGTGGTCGTCGCCGGCGAGTCCGCGGGATCGAAACTCGACAAGGCCCGCGAACTCGGCATCGAAATCTGGGACGAAGAGCGGCTCTTGCGCGAAATTGGTTCGGAGTGAGCGCGAAAGGCGGATTGAATAAAATGGATGCCGCGCATCTGGTGATCTCGGGCCGAGTGCAGGGGGTCTGGTATCGCGCAAGCGCGCGCGAAGCGGCAATGCGAATCGGTGTCACCGGTTGGGTACGCAATCTGCCGAACGGCGATGTCGAAGCCTTCGCCGAAGGGGGTCGTGACGACGTGGAACGCTTCATCGAATGGTGCCGCCAAGGGCCGCCGCACGCACGGGTCGAACGCGTCGACGTCAGGCGGACGGAACCTGAACGTCACGCCGCGTTTCAGATCCGCTGATGCTCGGCGCCCTCAACGTCCGCACCCAAGCCCTGCTGCTCACCGCGCTGATCGCGGCGATGCTGGCGATCGTGGTTTGGACGCGGAAAGAGCGCAGCCGCACCACGCTGCCGTTTTCAATTTTCAATGGCGTCATCGTCGCGTTCGCGTCGTCGTACGTCGGCGTGAAAATCACCGGCGACCACAACTTTCTGCGGGCAATGGTCTGTGCCGCGGCGTTCGTCGTCCCGAGCTATCTTTATCTTATCTACAGCTACGTCATGACGCCGGTGCGCTGGCTCGACGCGGTGCTTGTCGCGCTCTTCGGAGCGGCGGCGGTATTCTCCGTCTCCGCGTTCATTCCTCAGTTCGACACGGCGATTCGGCTGGTCTCGTGGTTTCCGCCGGGCGCGCGGTCCGGGCGCGTCGCGCTCGCCATCCTCGCGATCAGCGCACCTGCGTTCCTGCTGCTCGTCGCGCGTTTTTCGCGCGAGCGCGAAACGGTTCTCCGACGGCGCTATCGAGGTCTCATCGCGGCGTCGGGCGCGACGATCGGTCTTTGCGCATTTGCGGAGGCGGCGGGAGGAGGGGGACCGGTCGCGCCCGTCGCGCTGATGTCTTATCAATACTACCTGTTCCAGTCCGTGGTTCGGTACCAGTCGTTCAGCCTTGGCACCTTCGCCGTGCGCACGATCATGCTGGTCACCTCCACGATTTTTCTCATGGTCGTGTACGGACTCTTTTTCTATCTCGTGCGTCCGTCGCCGGTGCTCTTCGTCTTTCACACCCTCGTCGTCGCGTTCATGATGATGGTGATCTACGACCCGCTGTTTTTCACCTTGGCAGGACGTGCGCGCGAGTGGATTCAGCGCGGACGCGGCGACGTGGTGCGCCGGATCGACGTGCTGGTCGCGGAACTCGCCGAAAAGTTCGCGCTCGATGAAATCGGCGAGTTTCTCGCGCACCGGGTGCCCGCGGAGCTGGGCCTGACCGGAGCGTCGGTTTACCTCGCCCGCGAAAGCGGCGGACTGACGCGATGGGCGGGGGCGCTGCACGGCCCGGAACTGCTCGATGGCGATTTGGCGGAAGACCTCGCTCTGTTGCGGGGCGCCGAGTCTCGCGCACAGATGACGCAGCGGGTTTCGGAGAGTTACGCCGGCGCCGAGCGCGATCGGTATCTGCGCCTGCTGAAACTGATGGAAGGCTGCTCCGCGGATTGGCTGATTGCGATGCGCTACCGCGAGGAACTCGTCGGCGCTTACTTGACGGCCGGGTCGTCGTTGACGGAACACGGACCGGAGTCTGGCAGCCGACTCGAGGCGATCGCGGATCAGGCGGCGGTGCGTATCGTCAACGCGAGGATCTATCAGAAACTGCGTGCGCAGGACCGCATGGCGACCCTGGGCGAACTCGCCGCGTCTCTCGCGCACGAGATTCGAAACCCGCTCGGCTCGATGAAGGGCGCGGCGCAATATCTCGTCGACGAACCCCTGAGCGCCACCGCGCGGGAATTTGTGGAGATCATCGTCGCGGAGGCCGATCGCCTCAACCGGGTGCTGACGCGGTTTCTCGACTACGCGCGTCCGTTCGCGTTGAAGAAGAGTCCGTGCAACATCAACGACGTGATTCGGCAGACGGTGGCGTTCCTGCGCGAGGGAGAGATGCCTCGCGAATTGCGCATCGAGTCGTCGCCGGACCCCGGCGCTTCGGCCGGGAATTTCGACCGCGAGCAGATCCGGCAGGTGCTGATCAATCTGCTAAAAAACGCGTGGGAGGCGCAGCCGCCCGGAGGCGAAGTCCTGATCGCGACGCGACGGGTCGGATCGTTTCTGAACATCGAGATCGCGGACCGCGCGCCGACGATCGGCCCGTCCGTGCGCGCTCAGATGTTCACGCCGTTTTTCACGACGAAGGAAACGGGTTCCGGATTGGGACTTCCCATCAGCCAGCGAATCGTACAGGCTCACGGCGGCCGAATCGTCGTGCGGGAGCGCGATGGCGGCGGGAACGTTTTCACCATCGAATTGCCGGTGGCGGGCGAGCGGGCGGACGCGGTCGTCGATGACCGTGCCGACGCGGCGCCGGGTCGATGACGGAGTCTTCATGCCCCTGATCCTGATCGTCGATGACGAAAAAAACATGCGCCGGGTGATCGCCGCGCATCTCGAACGCGAGGGATTCGATTGCCTTGAAGCCGAGAGCGGCGAGCGGGCGGTCGAGGTGCTCGCGGAGGAATCGCCGGACTGCGTGCTGACCGATCTTCGGATGCCGGGAATGGACGGGATGGAACTGCTGCGCCATCTCTCGGCGACGCGCGCGGGCACTCCGGTCGTCATGTTGACCGCGCACGGCACGGTGCAGACGGCGGTCGAGGCGATGAAGGTCGGCGCGTTCGACTACCTCACCAAACCCTTCGACAAGTCGGAACTCGTCGCGATCGTGCAAAAAGCCGTGCGATCGCGCGATCTGGATCGCCGGGAGCCCGCCGCGACGGCAGGCGACGAACTGGTCGTGGACGGCGGCGATTCGCCGTCCAGAAACCCGCAGATGAAAGCCCTTTTCGCGCTCGTCGACCGCGTCGCGAAAAGCCCGACCACGGTGCTCATCACCGGCGAATCCGGCACCGGCAAGGAAGTGATCGCGCGACGGTTGGTGGAGCGCAGCGACCGCGCCGCCGCACCCTACATCCGCGTGAATTGCGCCGCGATCCCCGCGTCGCTCGTGGAAAGCGAACTGTTCGGCCACGAAAAAGGCGCGTTCACCGGCGCGGTTGCTGGAAAGCCGGGGCGTTTCGAATTGGCCGACAAAGGGACGTTATTTTTGGACGAGATCGGTTCCATTCCCCTCGAAACGCAGGTCAAGCTTTTGCGCGCGATTCAGGAGCAGGAGTTCGAGCGCGTGGGCGGCGTTCGGACGCTGCGCGTGGACGTCCGGCTCGTCGCCGCGACGAATGTGGATCTGCGCGAAGAAGTTGCCGCCGGTCGGTTTCGCGAGGATCTTTATTACCGCCTGAATGTCGTCCATTTGCGCCTGCCGCCGCTACGCGAGCGCATGGAAGACCTCGATACCCTGGTCGAGACGTTTGTCGCACGGTTCAATCGCCGCCTTGGCCGAAAGGTGAGAGGAGTCGACACGGAAGTCTGGGCGCGGCTGCGTGCACACCCGTGGCACGGGAACATCCGCGAACTCGAAAACACGATCGAACGCGCGGTGCTGCTGGCCGAGGAAGATGTGATCCGCGTGGGTGATCTGCCCGAGGAGCTGTCGGTCCGAACGAAAACGATTGCGCCGCTCGCCAACACTTCGGGGGATTCGCTGGACCTGAAGGATGCATCGCGCGACGCCGCCGCCCGCGTCGAGATCGAGATGATCGGCGCAGCGCTGCGTCGCACGGGCGGCAACGTGACGCAGGCCGCCAAGCTGCTCGGCCTTTCGCGCAAGGGGTTGCAGATCAAGATGAAGGACTACGGGCTGGAGCGGCAATCGGGGGATTGAGTGATGGTGAGGCGTGGTGCGGTCGACAAGCTGGCCATGGCGGAATTGACGTCCATTCCGAACATCGGGCCTCGAATGGCCGAGGACTTGATCCGGCTCGGCATGCGTCGACCGCAGGACCTGCGCGGCGCGGACCCGGACGACCTGTACGAGCGCCTGTGCCGGCTCGACGGTGTCCGACACGATATCTGCTGTCTCGACGTATTTCGCGCGGCGGTCGATTACGCCGACGGCAAGGGCGCGAAACCGTGGTGGGAGTATTCCCGGGACCGAAAATCGGGGATTCGTCCGTTTCCCAGGGCGACTTGACCGCCCGTAAGGTTTGCGAGAATAGTTATCCACCGTTCCACGTTTACCCGGGTGTTTTTTATGAAACGTGCCCTCGTCATGGTTTTGGCTTTGGCCGCGGTTTTGGCGATTGCCGCCGGCAGTTTCGCCGACTGGGAACTGAAGCAGGTCGGCGGCATCACGTAGCCGAGCCAGCTCTACAAGGTCTGGGCGATCGACCGCAACCATCTCTACGTCGTCGGGATGGGTTTCGACGGCCTGTTCGACGTGTTCAACGAGCACCTGATCCAGCGGAGCACCGACGGCGGCGACACGCTGGAACCCCTGTTCACCAAGAACATCAACCCGTTCTCCGGCGGCCTTTGCAACTCGTTTTACGCGGCATTCGATCTGCACTTCGACGATCTGTACGAGGGCATGGTGGTCGGCGCGTGGCACAACAACGAGTCGAACTGTCTGTTGATCTACGAGTCGAACTGGATCGCGAAGACGACGAACGCGGGCGCGGACTGGACCGAATACACGCCGGCGCCGATCTACGAGGATCACCAGCTCAACGCCCTCGACATTCACGACAGCGGCGTCGGCTTCGCCGTGGGCGACGCCATGAACGTGTGGAAGACCGCGAATGGCGGCGACACCTGGACGATCTCGAACAATGTGCCGTCGGTGTGGGGCAACGAAGCGCCGCTCCATGACGTGGATGTCGTGGACGAGGATCTCATCTACGTCACGTCGGAAATGTTCATCGACGAGATCACGGACGATGACACGGAATTCGAGGAAGATTTTGACGGCGATGTGAACGGCATCCAGGGCGAGCTCCTGCGCAGCACCAACGGAGGGCAGTCTTGGGAGAGCCTGTTGAGCGACGCGAATCTGGGTTTTCATCAGGTCCAGTTCATCGACGCGTCGCGCGGCTGGTTGCTGGTTACGAACGAGGACGCCGAGGTCACGCAGATTCGTTACACCACCAACGGCGCGGCGACGTGGAACAACGGGACGCTCCCGACGATCTCCGGCATCGGAGCGCCGGGAAGCGGCTACGTCATCGGCGCGTTTCAGATGCTCGACGCCGATATCGGCTGGGCGGTCGGCGGCAGCGACTACGACAACGATCTTGTGATCCTTCGAACGACCAATGGCGGGGTGACCTGGCAGGCTGATCCGCTCCGAGGAGCGGGGCAACTCTATTCGATTCATATGGCCAACGAGCGCGTGGGTTTTGCCGTCGGATCGCGCAAGGTAGTTGTGGGCTTTTATGAACCGGGCGATTTTGCGCCGATCGCCGACGCGGGTCCGGACCAGACGGTTCCAGTGGGAACGAACGTGCACCTGGACG harbors:
- the ligA gene encoding NAD-dependent DNA ligase LigA, yielding METHEARLRATELRHAIARHNDLYYRQDAPEISDAEYDALMRELADLEARFPDIATPDSPTKIVGARPSEKFEKFTHALPMLSLANAMNAGELREFDARVRRQLDWGSETPIDYVAELKIDGLAVELAYENRRLVAGSTRGDGTIGELITRNLLTIAAIPRELPSDAPDLLDVRGEVYIRKSDFAAMNARREEEGEPTFANPRNAAAGSLRQLDPAVTASRPLAIFLYGIGRTGDLRLDSHEDWLRRLSAWGFPVNPERRLCRGIDEAVEYYESIPSIRGDLPFDIDGVVGKVNRLDLQERLGILSRSPRWAIAAKFPAQQVQTVVEAIDIQVGRTGALTPVARLTPVAVGGVTVSNASLHNQDEIDRLDVRVGDTVVIQRAGDVIPEVVSVVTESRPSEAVPFSIPDSISHHCPVCGSEIVRLPDEVAWRCVGSACPAKRIESLCHFASKNAMNIDGLGEKLIRQVVERGVVQSPADIYRLTREQWAGLDRMADKSAENLLAAIAATKSTTLRRFIFALGIRHVGEATAKALADAFGSIHAVMDATTEQLAFVPDIGPIVAASIRGWFEDPGNRQLVLDLLALGIAPAWEKTRTVGRLAGKTMVLTGTLASMDRGEAKQRLEALGATVAGSVSRKTSVVVAGESAGSKLDKARELGIEIWDEERLLREIGSE
- a CDS encoding acylphosphatase, which translates into the protein MDAAHLVISGRVQGVWYRASAREAAMRIGVTGWVRNLPNGDVEAFAEGGRDDVERFIEWCRQGPPHARVERVDVRRTEPERHAAFQIR
- a CDS encoding sigma-54-dependent Fis family transcriptional regulator gives rise to the protein MPLILIVDDEKNMRRVIAAHLEREGFDCLEAESGERAVEVLAEESPDCVLTDLRMPGMDGMELLRHLSATRAGTPVVMLTAHGTVQTAVEAMKVGAFDYLTKPFDKSELVAIVQKAVRSRDLDRREPAATAGDELVVDGGDSPSRNPQMKALFALVDRVAKSPTTVLITGESGTGKEVIARRLVERSDRAAAPYIRVNCAAIPASLVESELFGHEKGAFTGAVAGKPGRFELADKGTLFLDEIGSIPLETQVKLLRAIQEQEFERVGGVRTLRVDVRLVAATNVDLREEVAAGRFREDLYYRLNVVHLRLPPLRERMEDLDTLVETFVARFNRRLGRKVRGVDTEVWARLRAHPWHGNIRELENTIERAVLLAEEDVIRVGDLPEELSVRTKTIAPLANTSGDSLDLKDASRDAAARVEIEMIGAALRRTGGNVTQAAKLLGLSRKGLQIKMKDYGLERQSGD
- a CDS encoding helix-hairpin-helix domain-containing protein; the encoded protein is MVRRGAVDKLAMAELTSIPNIGPRMAEDLIRLGMRRPQDLRGADPDDLYERLCRLDGVRHDICCLDVFRAAVDYADGKGAKPWWEYSRDRKSGIRPFPRAT